In one Spirosoma rigui genomic region, the following are encoded:
- a CDS encoding glycoside hydrolase family 13 protein, producing MPDFKQQVIYQIYPRSFADSNGDGVGDLMGIIQKLDYLHNLGVDILWLSPIFQSPNADNGYDISDYEAIQPAFGDMDDFDELLLGVHKRGMKLMLDLVVNHSSDEHRWFRESRKSKDNPYRDYYIWRPPLAEGNPPNNWQSFFSGPAWTYDETTGDYYLHLFAEKQPDLNWENPKLRQEIYAMMRFWLEKGVDGFRMDVIPFLSKEQSFPDYPDGRYGDLTIHANGPRIHEFLQEMNHEVLSQFDCLTVGEGFGVSASQANLYVGRDRHELNMIYHFDHAVPREEYRFVDPAPEFTLPELKAVFRTWDDAIGTQGWQNVYFGNHDNPRIVSRLGDPDTYHYESATLLAAVLLTQRGTPSIYQGDEIGMTNCPFTSIAEYDDIQVKNAYRELVASGQYPAGVFLNTANRIARDHARTPMQWFATRNAGFTSGRPWLKVNPNYTQINVADQQVRTDSILHFYQRLLRWRKKTPAIWDGTYRDLLPDHPTVWAYERRLGEERLVVVANVSDSDVYVPDVETGDMVLGNYPTPALALRPFEVRILLDRA from the coding sequence ATGCCCGATTTCAAGCAACAAGTTATTTACCAGATATACCCGCGTTCCTTTGCCGATTCCAACGGCGACGGCGTGGGTGATCTGATGGGGATTATCCAGAAACTCGACTACCTGCACAATCTGGGTGTCGACATCCTGTGGCTCAGCCCCATTTTTCAATCGCCCAACGCCGATAACGGCTACGACATCAGCGACTACGAAGCCATCCAGCCTGCCTTCGGCGATATGGATGACTTCGACGAGCTGCTGCTGGGGGTGCATAAGCGGGGTATGAAACTGATGCTGGATCTGGTGGTCAACCACAGCTCCGACGAACACCGCTGGTTCCGGGAAAGCCGCAAAAGCAAGGATAACCCATACCGGGATTATTACATCTGGCGGCCCCCCCTGGCCGAGGGCAATCCCCCCAATAACTGGCAGTCCTTTTTCTCCGGCCCCGCCTGGACGTATGACGAAACGACGGGTGACTATTACCTGCATCTTTTTGCGGAGAAACAGCCTGACCTGAACTGGGAAAATCCGAAGCTACGGCAGGAGATCTACGCCATGATGCGGTTCTGGCTCGAAAAAGGGGTCGACGGGTTTCGGATGGACGTGATTCCATTTCTGTCGAAAGAGCAGTCGTTTCCTGACTATCCGGACGGGCGCTATGGTGATCTGACCATCCATGCCAACGGTCCCCGTATTCACGAGTTTTTGCAGGAAATGAACCACGAGGTGCTCAGCCAGTTCGATTGCCTGACGGTAGGCGAAGGCTTTGGGGTATCGGCAAGCCAGGCGAACCTGTACGTTGGCCGCGACCGGCACGAGTTGAACATGATCTACCACTTCGATCATGCTGTGCCGCGTGAGGAATACCGGTTTGTTGATCCGGCACCCGAGTTTACATTGCCCGAACTGAAAGCTGTTTTTCGTACGTGGGACGATGCCATCGGCACGCAGGGCTGGCAAAATGTGTATTTCGGCAATCACGATAACCCGCGTATTGTGTCCCGCCTAGGCGACCCCGATACGTATCACTACGAGTCGGCGACGCTGCTGGCGGCCGTGTTGCTAACCCAGCGTGGAACGCCAAGTATTTACCAGGGCGACGAAATCGGTATGACCAACTGCCCCTTCACGAGCATTGCCGAGTATGACGATATTCAGGTAAAGAACGCGTATCGTGAACTGGTAGCGTCCGGCCAGTACCCGGCCGGTGTGTTTCTGAATACGGCCAACCGCATTGCCCGCGACCATGCCCGCACACCCATGCAGTGGTTTGCTACCCGGAACGCTGGCTTCACCAGTGGACGCCCGTGGCTGAAGGTCAACCCTAACTATACGCAGATCAACGTAGCTGACCAGCAGGTACGAACGGATTCTATCCTGCATTTCTACCAGCGACTGCTGCGATGGCGGAAGAAAACGCCCGCCATCTGGGACGGTACCTACCGGGATCTGCTGCCCGACCACCCAACCGTTTGGGCCTATGAACGGCGGCTGGGGGAGGAGCGGCTGGTTGTGGTGGCCAACGTTTCTGACAGCGACGTGTACGTACCCGACGTAGAAACCGGTGATATGGTGCTGGGCAACTACCCAACACCCGCTTTGGCACTACGGCCTTTTGAAGTTCGAATTTTACTAGACCGCGCCTGA
- a CDS encoding LLM class flavin-dependent oxidoreductase, with protein MLDTILPVPIRTTDRVAEIGWFCDLCGGDTEFLGQLDPSRRSSFEHCKNILLTAEAQNFKNILLPTSYVVGQEPIAFASAVAQLTSDISLLVAIRTGENHPPMLARAISTLDHLLEGRLTVNIINSDLPGYKEDGPLRYQRCTETIDILRQGWTQERIIHDGPVFGSINLSSAPVKPYQQHGGPLLYFGGIADGAREVCARQCDVFLMWPEKEESIYATMQDVSARAARHGRTIDFGLRIHVVVRETEAEARAYTRRLMSKFDAQQAEALKQRTQDANSLGVVRQNEMRKEADDEGFVEPILWTGIGRARSGAGGALVGTPEQIMAQLNRYMDMGIRSFIFSGYPLIEECEYFGKLVLPHLPNVRLADVQGRRPAEMPATPLTYGSLS; from the coding sequence ATGCTCGATACCATCCTGCCTGTCCCCATTCGAACCACCGATCGCGTTGCCGAAATTGGCTGGTTCTGCGATCTCTGCGGGGGCGATACCGAATTTCTGGGTCAGCTCGACCCCAGCCGACGCAGTAGCTTCGAACACTGCAAAAACATCCTCCTCACCGCCGAAGCGCAGAATTTTAAGAACATTCTGCTGCCTACCTCTTACGTAGTGGGGCAGGAACCGATTGCGTTTGCCTCGGCGGTGGCGCAGCTGACGAGCGATATCAGCCTGCTTGTTGCCATCCGCACCGGCGAAAATCACCCGCCTATGCTGGCGCGGGCCATCAGCACCCTCGATCATCTGCTCGAAGGCCGCCTGACGGTGAACATCATTAACTCCGACCTGCCCGGCTACAAGGAAGACGGTCCATTGCGGTACCAGCGCTGCACCGAAACCATCGATATTCTGCGGCAGGGGTGGACGCAGGAGCGGATCATACACGACGGTCCCGTATTCGGGTCAATAAACCTGTCGAGCGCGCCCGTCAAACCCTACCAGCAACACGGCGGGCCGCTGTTGTACTTTGGCGGCATTGCCGATGGCGCGCGCGAAGTCTGCGCCCGCCAGTGCGACGTGTTTCTGATGTGGCCCGAGAAGGAAGAGAGTATCTATGCTACCATGCAGGACGTATCGGCGCGGGCGGCCCGCCACGGGCGAACGATCGACTTTGGGCTGCGTATCCACGTTGTTGTGCGGGAGACGGAAGCCGAAGCCCGCGCCTACACCCGGCGGCTGATGAGTAAGTTTGACGCTCAGCAGGCCGAAGCGCTGAAGCAGCGTACCCAGGACGCTAACTCGCTGGGCGTGGTCCGGCAGAATGAGATGCGTAAAGAAGCCGACGACGAAGGCTTTGTTGAACCCATCCTGTGGACCGGTATTGGCCGGGCGCGGTCGGGGGCGGGTGGGGCGCTGGTGGGAACGCCGGAGCAGATCATGGCGCAACTGAACCGCTACATGGATATGGGTATCCGGTCATTCATTTTCTCGGGTTACCCGCTCATCGAAGAGTGCGAATACTTCGGTAAATTGGTGCTGCCACACCTGCCCAATGTCCGTCTGGCCGACGTTCAGGGGCGCAGACCCGCCGAAATGCCCGCCACGCCACTGACATATGGTTCGCTAAGCTAG
- a CDS encoding YrdB family protein, translated as MAVLKQINQVVAFLLELVMLYMLAVGGYQFGKGSWRYVVAIGLPVLAIGLWGYFSAPRSAHRLTFPYLSVFHLVVFGSTALLWYLTGHQRSAILFHVLVVLSEVIAVAVTLNQ; from the coding sequence ATGGCAGTACTGAAACAGATCAACCAGGTGGTTGCCTTCTTGCTTGAGCTAGTCATGTTATATATGCTGGCCGTTGGAGGTTATCAGTTTGGGAAAGGAAGCTGGCGATACGTAGTGGCCATTGGCCTGCCCGTGCTGGCTATCGGGCTGTGGGGGTATTTTTCTGCCCCCCGGTCAGCCCATCGGCTGACGTTTCCGTACCTGTCCGTGTTCCATCTCGTTGTATTCGGTAGTACGGCGCTCCTTTGGTACCTGACTGGCCACCAGCGATCAGCTATTTTATTTCATGTACTTGTGGTGCTGAGCGAAGTTATAGCGGTCGCGGTCACGCTAAACCAATAG
- a CDS encoding ThuA domain-containing protein, which yields MILIVWLLCTGAFSTAQPKATPAGAARSAPARFNVIAFYTAKNDPAHVSYVHEANRWFAREATHHAFAYDSTSDWANLNPTFLARYQVVLFLDTRPEEPAQRAAFQDYMEKGGAWMGFHFAGFALTPSTYPQNWDWYHNQFLGSGQYKSNTWRPTSAVLRVDDPAHPATKGLPKTFRSAPNEWYRWTNDLRMNPAIDILVSIDSSSYPLGTGPKPNEIWHSGYYPVVWTNRNYRMLYVNMGHNDIDYEHKTNKELSATFSSETQNQLILNGLLWLGKAGAKQTK from the coding sequence GTGATACTGATAGTGTGGCTGCTTTGTACCGGAGCATTCAGCACTGCCCAGCCTAAAGCAACGCCCGCCGGAGCGGCCCGTTCGGCACCCGCCCGGTTTAATGTCATCGCGTTTTACACGGCTAAAAATGATCCGGCGCATGTGAGCTACGTCCATGAAGCCAACCGGTGGTTCGCCCGCGAAGCGACCCACCACGCTTTTGCCTATGATTCGACGAGTGACTGGGCAAACCTCAATCCAACCTTTTTGGCCAGGTACCAGGTCGTGCTGTTTCTGGATACACGGCCTGAAGAACCGGCGCAGCGGGCCGCTTTTCAGGACTATATGGAAAAAGGCGGGGCATGGATGGGATTTCACTTTGCAGGTTTCGCCCTGACGCCCTCAACCTATCCGCAGAACTGGGACTGGTATCACAACCAGTTTCTGGGTTCGGGGCAGTACAAAAGCAACACATGGCGACCTACCTCGGCGGTGCTGCGGGTCGATGATCCGGCGCATCCCGCTACCAAAGGCCTGCCCAAAACATTCCGGTCGGCACCCAACGAGTGGTACCGCTGGACCAACGATTTACGGATGAATCCAGCTATCGATATACTGGTGTCCATCGATTCAAGCAGTTATCCGCTTGGTACCGGTCCCAAGCCAAACGAGATCTGGCACAGTGGTTATTACCCGGTGGTCTGGACTAATCGGAACTACCGGATGCTCTACGTGAACATGGGGCACAACGATATTGATTACGAGCATAAAACAAACAAGGAACTATCGGCTACCTTTAGCAGCGAAACCCAGAATCAATTGATTCTTAACGGCCTGCTGTGGCTGGGTAAAGCCGGGGCGAAGCAGACAAAATGA